In a single window of the candidate division WOR-3 bacterium genome:
- the rpmB gene encoding 50S ribosomal protein L28, translating to MARKCAICGRGAQSGSSISHAHNVTKRKFKINLQSVRAKINGRVKKIRVCTRCLRSGKVEKA from the coding sequence ATGGCGAGAAAGTGTGCGATATGCGGCAGAGGTGCGCAGAGCGGTTCCAGTATCAGTCATGCTCATAACGTCACAAAGAGAAAATTCAAGATAAATCTGCAGAGCGTGAGGGCGAAGATTAATGGCAGGGTAAAGAAGATCCGCGTATGCACCAGATGCCTGCGTTCAGGTAAGGTCGAAAAGGCATAA